In a single window of the Roseiconus lacunae genome:
- a CDS encoding acyltransferase family protein produces MVSLVSSMEDAKETGERPPVNVATEIKSPDSTTVFRRHDLDALRAIAMLLGIVLHAALSFTAIPWTVQDTRQSDVYSILFAAIHGFRMPLFFLLSGFFTAMLWRKRGLRALIKHRGKRIALPLLIGCFTIIPAMWAVSGFVQRPAPFGNQNAAVWESVVAGETDQVRQAIETSELSVNAFSQDGASLLTVAVFLGHTDMVEMLLQQGADAKQRNGDQGTALHSAVFVGRSDAATLLLNAGADVEAIDANGRKPKDLLNIDFGTSNFIASSFGVPLDEDTLMEERSKIAKQLGVENEFRANQNQSGGLSRDTINALLYQLPVFMHLWFLWFLCWLVAAFAVYTTLIDRIQISKLPKWLFCSPLSLLWLVPLTMWPQSFMSQASFGPDSSIGLLPIPCVLAYYAIFFFFGAIYWDLEDETGGLGRRWGSLLSVALLVIFPIGLDLVSGVFGIFTLEHPGLKSLIGSSLQALYAWMMTFGSIGICRQLMSGENKRMRYVSDSSYWLYVAHLPLVLLAQWFVKEISIPSLFKFTGITIVVSVFLLMTYEYGVRYTIIGRMLNGPRQRPA; encoded by the coding sequence ATGGTTTCGTTAGTCAGTTCGATGGAAGATGCAAAGGAAACCGGAGAACGTCCTCCGGTAAATGTCGCGACAGAAATCAAGTCACCGGACTCGACGACAGTCTTTCGTCGACACGATCTTGATGCGTTGCGCGCGATTGCAATGCTGCTAGGAATCGTATTGCATGCCGCACTTTCCTTCACCGCGATCCCGTGGACTGTTCAGGACACCCGTCAAAGCGATGTCTACTCGATATTGTTCGCGGCGATCCATGGATTTCGGATGCCGCTTTTCTTCTTACTCAGCGGTTTCTTTACGGCGATGCTGTGGCGGAAACGTGGACTGAGGGCACTGATTAAGCATCGTGGAAAACGGATCGCACTACCGCTATTGATTGGATGCTTCACCATCATCCCTGCCATGTGGGCGGTCAGCGGCTTCGTCCAAAGACCGGCCCCCTTTGGAAATCAAAACGCTGCCGTTTGGGAGTCGGTGGTTGCCGGCGAAACAGATCAGGTGCGTCAAGCGATCGAGACTTCTGAACTGAGCGTCAATGCGTTCAGCCAAGACGGCGCGTCACTTTTGACGGTCGCCGTTTTCTTGGGACATACCGATATGGTCGAAATGCTTCTGCAACAAGGGGCCGATGCAAAGCAACGCAACGGTGACCAAGGGACAGCGCTGCATAGCGCCGTGTTCGTCGGACGTTCCGATGCGGCAACGTTGCTTCTGAACGCGGGAGCGGACGTCGAAGCGATCGATGCCAACGGGCGCAAACCTAAAGATCTGCTCAACATCGACTTCGGCACATCCAACTTTATCGCCTCTTCATTCGGAGTGCCTCTTGATGAAGACACGCTAATGGAAGAGCGATCGAAGATTGCCAAGCAACTCGGTGTCGAAAACGAATTCCGTGCCAATCAAAATCAATCGGGCGGACTCAGCCGTGACACGATCAATGCATTGCTATACCAACTCCCCGTCTTCATGCACCTTTGGTTTCTGTGGTTTCTTTGTTGGCTGGTCGCGGCCTTCGCCGTCTATACGACGCTGATCGACCGCATACAGATCAGTAAACTTCCGAAGTGGTTGTTTTGCTCTCCACTCAGTCTGCTGTGGTTGGTCCCACTGACCATGTGGCCGCAATCGTTCATGAGTCAAGCGAGCTTTGGCCCCGATTCATCGATCGGATTGTTGCCGATTCCATGCGTGCTCGCATACTATGCGATATTCTTTTTCTTCGGAGCAATTTATTGGGACCTGGAGGACGAAACCGGTGGGCTTGGTCGTCGATGGGGGAGCCTTCTATCGGTCGCACTGTTGGTGATATTTCCGATCGGACTGGATTTAGTTTCGGGCGTGTTTGGAATTTTCACGCTTGAGCACCCCGGACTGAAATCACTTATCGGCAGTTCGCTTCAAGCATTGTATGCGTGGATGATGACGTTCGGATCGATCGGGATATGTCGTCAATTGATGTCCGGAGAAAACAAGCGAATGCGATACGTGTCAGACTCTTCGTACTGGCTGTATGTGGCGCACCTTCCGCTTGTCCTGCTGGCTCAATGGTTCGTCAAAGAAATATCGATTCCTTCTCTGTTCAAATTCACAGGTATCACCATTGTCGTTTCCGTGTTTTTGTTGATGACCTATGAATACGGTGTCCGCTACACCATCATCGGGCGAATGCTAAACGGCCCTCGTCAAAGGCCGGCGTAG
- a CDS encoding serine/threonine-protein kinase, with protein MSVREKKLPVAALERIDDLCAEFERQWQVDSPPTIESVLADLSAEAKESGTAEHDVLLAELVVLEIDYRRRRGDQPRKQEYLDRFPAHHEILEDALAEKERPTRGFTPPTVDRLAELFPNLEIVEALGAGGMGAVYKARQKGLDRLVALKVLPDEFAQDVKFALRFTREARTLAKLNHPNIVSVFEFGKVEHTFYFLMEYVDGPTLRDVVRGGQLAPQHALAIVPHLCDALQYAHDQGIIHRDIKPENILMAKDGTVKIADFGLSRIIDQDHPPTELTATHQVMGTPRYMAPEQFEGARGVDHRADIYSLGVVFYEMLTGELPIGRFAVPSRKVEIDVRLDDVVLRTLEKEPQQRYQRASQIKSDLQSITSTEQVTLAPTMDLSGSQAARVGSDAMTTAIPSSGVSLQQQELAARFYLTRRDLMDRIKASLKPLMRGQLFQIFVGVLLVVLGAQCWAPNTDIPHRVICGGVLHVYGILVIAAGAAVCTRINRIDYSKPVDQIREKLDAVKNVYLHVGALIGFPWWLMWIPATVAFGFDAILHPNSLIPSLVIGVIGMGVSYWLYRRAQRPNRPSAESWRKRFAGHSLAEANSILSEIEQAQIQ; from the coding sequence ATGAGCGTCCGAGAAAAAAAACTACCAGTCGCAGCGTTGGAGCGGATCGACGATTTATGTGCCGAGTTCGAACGTCAATGGCAAGTCGACTCGCCACCGACGATCGAATCGGTCCTTGCCGACCTATCGGCTGAAGCGAAGGAAAGTGGGACGGCCGAACACGATGTTTTACTGGCCGAATTGGTTGTTCTAGAGATTGACTACCGGAGGCGACGCGGTGATCAGCCCCGCAAACAAGAATACCTCGATCGTTTCCCCGCCCACCATGAGATACTTGAAGACGCCCTGGCTGAAAAAGAGCGGCCGACGCGCGGCTTCACCCCTCCGACTGTCGATCGTTTGGCAGAGCTCTTTCCAAACTTGGAAATAGTCGAAGCGTTAGGCGCCGGCGGAATGGGCGCGGTCTACAAAGCTCGTCAAAAAGGACTCGATCGTCTGGTAGCACTGAAAGTTCTCCCGGATGAGTTTGCTCAGGATGTGAAATTCGCGTTACGGTTTACACGGGAAGCGCGAACACTGGCGAAACTGAATCACCCCAACATCGTTTCCGTATTCGAGTTTGGAAAGGTCGAGCACACATTCTATTTCCTGATGGAGTACGTCGATGGGCCTACGCTCCGCGATGTCGTCCGCGGAGGCCAGCTCGCTCCGCAACATGCATTGGCCATCGTTCCCCATCTTTGTGACGCCCTTCAGTATGCCCATGACCAAGGGATCATTCACCGCGACATCAAACCGGAAAACATCTTGATGGCGAAGGATGGGACAGTGAAGATCGCTGACTTCGGTTTATCACGTATCATTGATCAAGACCACCCGCCGACCGAATTGACCGCGACGCATCAAGTCATGGGAACACCGCGTTACATGGCACCCGAACAATTCGAAGGGGCTCGCGGTGTCGATCACCGTGCCGACATCTATTCGCTTGGTGTAGTGTTTTATGAAATGCTAACCGGCGAACTTCCGATCGGACGGTTTGCCGTTCCGTCGCGGAAGGTCGAAATCGATGTGCGACTCGATGACGTGGTTCTACGAACGCTCGAAAAGGAACCCCAGCAGCGCTACCAACGCGCCAGCCAAATCAAATCCGATCTGCAAAGCATTACATCGACCGAACAAGTGACTCTCGCACCGACGATGGATCTCAGCGGTTCCCAAGCAGCGCGCGTCGGTTCGGATGCGATGACCACCGCGATTCCGTCATCTGGGGTGAGTCTGCAACAACAGGAGTTGGCGGCAAGGTTTTACCTAACACGCCGCGATCTGATGGATCGGATCAAGGCCTCCTTGAAACCACTCATGCGCGGACAACTGTTTCAGATCTTTGTCGGTGTCCTGCTCGTCGTGCTCGGTGCCCAATGCTGGGCACCGAATACAGATATCCCTCACCGAGTCATTTGTGGAGGAGTCTTGCATGTCTATGGAATCCTGGTGATCGCGGCGGGTGCGGCTGTCTGCACGCGAATCAATCGGATCGACTACTCCAAGCCGGTCGATCAAATCCGCGAAAAACTTGATGCGGTGAAAAACGTCTACCTACACGTCGGTGCCTTGATCGGTTTTCCGTGGTGGTTGATGTGGATCCCGGCTACTGTCGCGTTTGGTTTTGACGCCATCCTGCATCCCAATTCGCTGATCCCGTCGCTCGTAATCGGCGTCATCGGAATGGGTGTGTCTTACTGGCTTTATCGCCGTGCACAGCGACCGAATCGCCCTTCGGCGGAAAGTTGGCGAAAACGTTTCGCCGGTCACAGTCTCGCCGAAGCGAATTCGATTCTCTCTGAAATCGAACAAGCCCAGATTCAGTAA
- a CDS encoding ATPase domain-containing protein, producing the protein MDEVDQGRTMISTGVETLDQVLHGGLTAERLYLVEGSPGTGKTTLGMQFLLAGRDVGEKGIYVTLSESRQELKEIARSHGWSLEGIEIYELMDADETVERVQYTMFEPAEIELGNTVRNVQQQIERLKPDRIVFDSLSEMRLLSQGALRYRREILAFKQFLVGRGCTTLLLDDKSDGEDQQLQSLAHGVIRLEQRLTDYGNERRFLRVIKHRGADFISGAHDLRLVRGGMNVFPRGIDGEAVDATDGFVSSGLASMDRLLGGGVSRGSSTLLLGPAGVGKSSMGVQFAVEAAKRGQRAVLFEFEESSQTLFVRSEGLGLPLRNYVEQGLVEVRHLQAGEITPNEFSMLVRSAAEPDEQGRPTSVVVIDSLNGYLNSMPHEKHLMIQLNDILTHLGKQGVATFLVVAQHGMLGRAMVTPVDTSYLADAVILFRYFEADGEIHRAISVLKNRTANHERTIREFSLSDQGLIIGPPLTKFRGIFAGIPEFIGSHDVLIPPAGKRPQ; encoded by the coding sequence GTGGACGAAGTTGATCAGGGAAGAACGATGATTAGCACCGGTGTCGAGACGCTCGACCAAGTGTTACATGGTGGCCTGACAGCGGAACGTCTTTATTTGGTCGAAGGCAGCCCCGGCACCGGTAAGACGACGTTGGGAATGCAATTCTTGTTGGCAGGACGTGATGTGGGAGAAAAAGGCATCTATGTCACTTTGTCCGAATCACGGCAGGAATTAAAAGAGATTGCTCGGTCGCATGGATGGTCGCTCGAAGGAATCGAAATCTACGAATTGATGGACGCCGACGAAACGGTCGAACGTGTCCAATACACGATGTTTGAGCCTGCCGAGATCGAGCTTGGGAACACCGTCAGGAACGTTCAACAACAAATTGAACGTTTGAAACCTGATCGAATTGTTTTTGATTCGCTTTCGGAGATGCGTCTCCTTTCCCAAGGGGCGTTGCGGTATCGACGGGAAATCCTGGCCTTTAAACAGTTCCTTGTCGGCCGCGGCTGCACCACCTTGTTGCTGGATGATAAATCGGATGGTGAAGATCAGCAGCTACAAAGCCTCGCTCATGGCGTGATTCGATTGGAACAGCGGTTGACCGATTATGGGAATGAGCGTCGATTTTTGCGCGTGATCAAACACCGAGGGGCCGACTTTATTAGTGGCGCTCATGACCTGCGTTTAGTTCGTGGCGGCATGAACGTTTTCCCAAGGGGGATCGATGGAGAAGCGGTCGATGCCACCGACGGATTTGTGAGCAGCGGACTGGCATCGATGGATCGACTACTGGGCGGCGGAGTATCCCGGGGATCGAGCACGCTACTGTTGGGGCCCGCCGGCGTCGGGAAGTCCTCGATGGGGGTTCAATTCGCAGTAGAAGCGGCAAAACGTGGCCAACGCGCGGTGTTGTTTGAGTTCGAAGAAAGTTCTCAAACCCTCTTCGTCCGCTCCGAAGGATTGGGGTTGCCACTGCGAAACTATGTCGAACAAGGGTTGGTCGAAGTTCGCCATTTACAAGCCGGCGAGATTACGCCGAATGAGTTTTCGATGTTGGTGCGATCGGCGGCGGAACCCGATGAACAGGGAAGACCAACTTCCGTCGTCGTGATCGATAGCCTGAACGGTTATCTGAATTCGATGCCTCATGAAAAGCACTTGATGATTCAATTGAACGACATCCTGACCCACCTGGGCAAACAGGGGGTCGCGACATTCTTGGTCGTCGCCCAACACGGCATGCTTGGCCGAGCCATGGTCACGCCTGTTGATACAAGCTACTTGGCAGACGCGGTGATTCTGTTTCGATACTTCGAAGCCGACGGAGAGATTCATCGAGCGATTTCAGTTCTCAAGAATCGGACCGCCAATCATGAACGAACCATTCGGGAATTCAGTCTCAGCGATCAAGGTTTGATTATCGGGCCGCCGCTCACCAAGTTCCGTGGCATCTTCGCCGGTATCCCTGAGTTCATCGGGTCGCACGACGTCTTGATACCGCCTGCGGGGAAACGTCCTCAATGA
- a CDS encoding hybrid sensor histidine kinase/response regulator: MTHPSPGDKAIERVAIVAPTAADANICHDLLDQADIPVDLCHSVDELCQAIEDGVGVGLVPEGFINEAGFEKLQRALFRQPDWSDFPLLVLLGTTELSSYRVERLLSLGNVTLVPCPLRIAVFVSKLRSRLRDRQRQAAVRDLLRERREAAAAAAIDTRRLRMALQAGQMGAWEWSERELYWSPRFYEIYGFDRSVEPDPERCFERVHPDDRDELVDRWKRSISEGIVLEMEFRIDHPKLGQRWLSAMGEPIRGKSGRTLRHSGVIWDVTERHQIEASLRNAREQAEAANRSKSEFIANMSHEIRTPMTAILGYVELLGESIENTEAKEYVSTIRRNGLYLLEIINDILDLSKIEAGKIELFIEAFSPNRLIEDVQSIMEVRAQENGIEFVVQTDNTIPPAIYSDQKRLKQVLINLVGNAIKFTDRGTVTLSVQYDETSNRIAFAVADTGIGMTDRQIRQLFKPFTQVDSSVSRRFEGTGLGLAISQRLAAMMGGEIVVESEPGVGSRFTATVDCGDLRNAKAVVSKQHREVEHDRSQLDGRPLSGRILVVDDRKDIRFLAAHLLKRAGAQISEAEDGQEAVEMVQEMLRNDRVVDLILLDMQMPRLDGYRTAEHVRRLGYTGPIIALTADAMQGDMDRCLRCGCNDYLSKPIDRSLLLEKVKSLLPR; this comes from the coding sequence ATGACCCACCCATCCCCCGGTGACAAAGCGATCGAGCGCGTTGCTATCGTTGCGCCGACGGCAGCCGACGCAAATATTTGTCACGACCTTCTTGATCAAGCCGACATCCCGGTAGACCTCTGTCATTCCGTTGACGAACTTTGTCAAGCAATCGAAGACGGTGTCGGCGTCGGACTTGTGCCCGAAGGGTTTATCAATGAAGCGGGGTTTGAAAAACTTCAGCGGGCACTATTCAGGCAACCCGACTGGTCTGATTTTCCGCTTCTGGTGTTGCTTGGGACGACCGAATTGTCGTCCTATCGAGTGGAGCGACTGCTATCTCTGGGGAACGTGACCCTGGTGCCTTGTCCGCTTCGGATTGCGGTTTTCGTGAGCAAGCTTCGCTCCCGTTTGCGTGACCGCCAACGACAGGCGGCCGTCCGCGATCTGTTACGTGAAAGGCGTGAGGCGGCGGCCGCGGCGGCAATCGATACCCGAAGGCTGCGCATGGCGTTGCAAGCCGGACAAATGGGGGCTTGGGAATGGAGTGAGCGTGAGCTTTATTGGTCTCCGAGGTTTTACGAAATCTACGGGTTTGACCGCTCCGTCGAGCCCGATCCCGAACGATGTTTCGAGCGCGTTCACCCCGATGATCGCGACGAGTTGGTTGATCGATGGAAACGATCGATCAGCGAAGGGATCGTCCTCGAGATGGAATTCCGCATCGACCATCCCAAACTGGGGCAGCGATGGTTATCCGCGATGGGTGAGCCTATTCGTGGGAAATCAGGGCGAACACTCCGTCATTCCGGTGTGATCTGGGATGTCACGGAGCGTCATCAGATCGAAGCGTCTCTAAGAAATGCTCGTGAGCAGGCCGAAGCGGCGAATCGATCGAAAAGTGAATTTATCGCGAACATGAGTCACGAGATTCGAACGCCAATGACCGCGATCCTTGGTTATGTCGAACTGCTTGGCGAGAGTATCGAAAACACGGAGGCAAAAGAATACGTTTCGACGATCCGCCGCAATGGCCTTTATTTGTTGGAAATCATCAACGACATCTTGGACCTCTCGAAGATCGAAGCTGGCAAGATAGAGCTGTTCATCGAAGCGTTTTCTCCTAATCGTCTGATCGAGGATGTGCAAAGCATCATGGAGGTCCGTGCGCAGGAAAACGGAATCGAGTTTGTCGTGCAAACCGACAACACGATTCCGCCGGCGATCTATTCCGACCAGAAACGACTAAAGCAAGTCCTGATCAACCTTGTCGGAAACGCGATCAAGTTTACCGATCGCGGGACAGTGACGCTTTCGGTTCAGTATGACGAAACGTCCAACCGGATTGCCTTTGCGGTTGCTGACACGGGAATTGGAATGACCGACCGCCAGATTCGTCAACTGTTCAAACCGTTTACCCAAGTCGACTCGTCGGTATCGAGGCGTTTCGAGGGAACCGGTTTGGGGCTTGCGATCTCACAGCGATTGGCAGCGATGATGGGAGGCGAAATCGTCGTCGAGAGTGAACCTGGGGTCGGGAGCCGTTTTACGGCGACGGTCGATTGTGGTGATCTTCGTAATGCCAAGGCGGTTGTATCGAAACAACATCGCGAAGTCGAGCACGACCGAAGTCAATTGGATGGTCGTCCATTGTCGGGGCGAATTCTGGTGGTCGATGACCGCAAAGACATTCGCTTTCTTGCTGCCCATTTACTCAAACGCGCCGGGGCCCAGATCAGCGAAGCCGAAGATGGGCAGGAAGCCGTTGAAATGGTGCAGGAGATGCTTCGCAATGATCGGGTCGTCGATCTCATCTTGCTCGACATGCAGATGCCAAGATTGGACGGCTATCGGACGGCAGAGCACGTTCGGCGTCTTGGTTATACCGGGCCGATCATCGCCTTGACCGCAGACGCAATGCAGGGAGACATGGATCGATGCCTACGCTGCGGTTGCAACGACTACCTCAGCAAACCGATCGACCGATCCTTGCTGCTAGAAAAAGTGAAAAGCTTGCTTCCCCGGTAG
- a CDS encoding mercuric reductase produces MNKAPHPIPALQPLDEYNQSLQSNVHPKDWTNPQSAEPYQLVVIGAGTAGLVTAAGAAGLGARVALIERSLLGGDCLNVGCVPSKAIIRSARVAASVSRAHQYGIDSGGDIQIDFSTVMRRMRRLRWQISPHDSAKRFSELGVDVYLGQATFTGGQSIQVTNDNEPPQTLQFRKAVIATGARAVAPNIPGLDSVNYLTNETLFSITELPRRLGIIGAGPIGCEMAQAMARLGSQVVLIDRNDRVLPREDSDASEILRRGFEAEGIDLKLGAKNLSVRQSVEGIQFEFDSESRHNVITVDRLLVAAGRAPNIDGLGLDQVGVNHDERGVEVNDHLQTTNPNVYAAGDICSKLKFTHVADFQARIVIQNALFALGPIGRKRVSDLIVPRVTYTSPEVAQVGRSPNQSNPSETDLQTFTQSMSTVDRAILDGQDEGFVRVHVRQGTDRIVGATIVAENAGDLINEITMAMNSKIGLSRIASVIHPYPTQADAIRKLGDQFNRTKLTPLNQRLLRVLMKLNVGR; encoded by the coding sequence ATGAATAAAGCTCCGCATCCGATTCCGGCACTTCAACCCTTGGACGAATACAACCAATCTCTACAGTCCAATGTCCATCCAAAAGACTGGACTAATCCGCAGTCCGCGGAACCTTATCAACTGGTAGTCATCGGGGCAGGGACGGCGGGATTGGTCACGGCAGCCGGTGCGGCGGGACTCGGCGCCCGAGTTGCCTTGATCGAGCGTTCGCTGCTGGGAGGAGACTGCCTGAACGTCGGTTGCGTGCCGTCGAAGGCCATCATTCGATCCGCCCGCGTCGCGGCGTCAGTTAGCCGGGCTCATCAGTATGGCATTGATTCAGGGGGCGACATTCAGATTGACTTTTCCACGGTCATGCGACGGATGCGGCGGTTGCGCTGGCAAATCAGCCCCCATGATTCGGCAAAGCGTTTTTCTGAACTGGGCGTTGATGTCTACCTCGGACAAGCCACCTTCACCGGTGGTCAGTCAATCCAAGTCACCAACGACAATGAACCTCCCCAAACGTTGCAATTCCGGAAAGCAGTGATTGCGACTGGCGCGCGAGCGGTGGCACCAAACATCCCTGGCCTCGACTCGGTGAATTACCTGACGAACGAGACACTTTTTTCGATAACCGAATTGCCGCGACGCCTGGGGATTATTGGAGCCGGTCCGATCGGATGCGAAATGGCTCAAGCGATGGCAAGACTTGGCAGCCAAGTCGTTTTAATCGATCGGAACGACCGAGTCCTTCCACGCGAAGACTCCGACGCGAGCGAGATCCTGCGACGAGGATTTGAAGCTGAAGGAATCGACCTAAAACTTGGGGCGAAAAACCTTTCAGTGAGGCAGTCCGTTGAGGGCATTCAATTCGAGTTTGATTCCGAATCCAGACACAACGTGATCACCGTCGACCGCTTGCTTGTCGCCGCGGGAAGAGCACCGAACATCGATGGACTAGGCCTCGACCAAGTCGGCGTCAATCACGACGAACGAGGGGTCGAGGTCAACGACCACTTGCAAACAACGAATCCGAACGTTTATGCGGCGGGTGACATTTGCTCGAAACTCAAATTCACTCATGTTGCCGATTTTCAAGCTCGAATCGTGATCCAAAATGCGTTGTTCGCGTTAGGCCCTATCGGTCGCAAACGCGTCAGTGATCTGATTGTGCCGCGTGTGACATACACGTCGCCTGAGGTTGCACAGGTCGGGAGGTCCCCAAACCAATCGAATCCGTCCGAGACTGACTTACAAACTTTTACGCAATCGATGTCGACCGTCGACCGCGCAATCTTGGATGGCCAAGACGAAGGCTTCGTTCGCGTCCATGTTCGCCAAGGCACCGACCGGATCGTCGGTGCCACCATTGTGGCGGAGAACGCGGGCGATCTAATCAACGAAATAACAATGGCGATGAATTCCAAGATCGGCCTTTCACGGATAGCCTCGGTGATCCATCCTTATCCAACACAGGCCGACGCGATCCGCAAACTCGGTGATCAGTTCAATCGCACTAAGCTTACCCCGCTGAACCAGCGTTTACTTCGTGTATTAATGAAACTCAATGTTGGCCGCTGA
- a CDS encoding TVP38/TMEM64 family protein — translation MSNTESPDTDSPEPRSLRSKSSKLVVFAIVVALFLVLWTQFGDTFTLAGIAQRESELRLFQQQNPVLVYGLTFLAYVIATGLSLPGAALMTLAIGWYFELLKSIVLVSFASTAGATIAFVLSRYLFYESIQQRFGDRLKSFNESLKREGPFFLFTLRLIPAVPFFVINAVMGLTPIRTRTFWWVSQLGMLPGTILYVYAGWSVPDLQTLADEGIRAAFSGGQLRRILIAFVLLGLFPFVARWSMKRFANVKPAQLSTSSPSDSRVNDHE, via the coding sequence ATGTCAAACACAGAATCGCCCGATACTGATTCGCCGGAGCCACGTTCGCTCCGTTCGAAATCGAGCAAGCTAGTCGTGTTCGCGATTGTCGTGGCCTTGTTTTTGGTGTTGTGGACACAATTCGGTGATACGTTCACACTTGCCGGGATCGCACAACGAGAGTCCGAACTGCGCTTATTTCAGCAGCAGAATCCGGTACTTGTTTACGGATTGACGTTCCTGGCCTATGTCATAGCGACAGGATTATCGCTGCCTGGCGCTGCGTTAATGACTTTGGCAATCGGCTGGTACTTCGAATTGCTCAAAAGTATCGTGCTTGTCAGTTTTGCATCCACCGCCGGGGCGACCATAGCATTTGTCCTCTCGCGTTACCTGTTTTATGAATCGATTCAACAACGATTCGGCGATCGCCTGAAATCGTTCAACGAATCACTCAAACGAGAAGGTCCGTTCTTCCTATTCACATTGCGTTTGATCCCCGCCGTGCCTTTTTTCGTCATCAACGCGGTGATGGGGCTGACGCCGATCCGAACACGAACATTTTGGTGGGTCAGCCAACTCGGGATGCTGCCGGGAACCATTTTGTATGTCTATGCGGGATGGAGTGTTCCTGACCTGCAAACTTTGGCCGACGAAGGGATCCGGGCCGCGTTCAGCGGTGGCCAGCTTCGACGGATTTTGATCGCATTTGTACTGTTGGGCCTATTTCCGTTTGTGGCACGATGGTCCATGAAGCGGTTCGCAAATGTCAAGCCAGCTCAACTTAGTACATCCTCGCCTTCGGACTCACGAGTGAACGACCATGAATAA
- a CDS encoding sulfatase-like hydrolase/transferase, which yields MATVICSRHLSEAQGPAEEKAISGSPNVVVIFIDDMGFADPSCFGNPAMKTPNIDRLASEGIKFTNFYVNSPICSASRVALTTGQYPQRFRIHSYLASRAANRKRKMPDWLDPGVTTLAKLLRQKGYATAHFGKWHMGGGRDVGDAPLPQAYGFDESLVAFEGLGDRILWSKTGNQQESWDHGRGTILDLPKHKTTETYVDHAIEFIEQHHQSPFYVRVFPNDVHDVHMPADDQRAKWVGRSDNPPDIDFFAVLDEMDRQIGRLLNTLDRLDLREQTLVVFTSDNGPTDWPRYYRAGHLPPGFTGPLFGRKWSLYEGGIRMPFIARWTGHIPAGVTDQNTIVSAIDLLPSIASMVGVDPPGGLDGEDISQAFLGKPCQRSSPVFWEYGVHGSIKPGKKEHVSPALAMRDREWKLLMNTDGSSKQLFNLREDIGETQNLGEVHSERAEQMSRKLDRWWQEMDSYYAHEDGSTRQ from the coding sequence TTGGCCACAGTCATCTGCAGTCGCCATTTATCGGAAGCTCAGGGACCGGCGGAGGAGAAAGCGATCTCGGGATCGCCGAATGTCGTTGTCATTTTTATCGACGACATGGGGTTCGCTGATCCTAGTTGTTTCGGCAACCCAGCGATGAAGACACCCAACATCGATCGGTTGGCATCAGAAGGGATCAAGTTCACGAACTTCTATGTGAACTCCCCCATTTGTTCGGCGTCGCGCGTCGCACTGACAACCGGCCAATACCCACAGCGATTTCGAATTCATTCCTACCTTGCCTCGCGAGCTGCCAATCGTAAACGAAAGATGCCGGATTGGTTGGACCCCGGCGTGACCACACTGGCAAAATTGCTTCGGCAAAAAGGTTACGCGACGGCGCATTTCGGGAAGTGGCATATGGGGGGCGGTCGCGATGTTGGCGACGCACCACTTCCTCAAGCATATGGTTTTGATGAATCACTGGTTGCGTTTGAGGGGTTGGGAGATCGGATCCTTTGGAGCAAGACGGGAAATCAGCAAGAGAGTTGGGATCACGGTCGAGGGACGATCCTTGACCTTCCGAAGCACAAGACGACAGAAACGTATGTGGATCATGCGATTGAATTCATCGAGCAGCATCATCAATCGCCGTTTTATGTTCGTGTCTTCCCAAACGATGTGCATGACGTTCACATGCCTGCCGATGACCAACGGGCGAAGTGGGTCGGACGTTCGGATAATCCACCGGACATTGATTTCTTTGCGGTGCTCGACGAAATGGATCGCCAGATTGGTCGCCTGCTCAATACCCTTGATCGACTCGACCTGCGAGAGCAGACACTTGTTGTCTTTACCAGCGACAACGGGCCAACCGATTGGCCTCGCTATTATCGAGCGGGGCATCTGCCGCCGGGTTTTACCGGACCGCTGTTTGGGCGAAAGTGGAGCCTTTACGAAGGTGGCATTCGAATGCCATTTATCGCTCGGTGGACCGGTCATATTCCGGCGGGTGTTACCGACCAGAACACAATCGTTTCGGCAATCGACTTGTTACCAAGCATCGCTTCCATGGTCGGCGTCGACCCACCGGGAGGCCTCGACGGTGAAGATATTTCACAGGCATTCCTGGGGAAGCCATGCCAGCGTTCGTCACCTGTTTTTTGGGAATATGGCGTTCACGGTAGCATCAAGCCAGGTAAGAAGGAACATGTCAGCCCGGCGTTGGCGATGCGAGATCGGGAGTGGAAACTGCTGATGAATACCGATGGGTCTTCCAAGCAACTCTTCAACTTACGTGAAGACATCGGCGAGACACAGAATTTGGGCGAGGTTCACTCCGAGAGAGCGGAACAGATGAGCCGAAAATTAGATCGTTGGTGGCAGGAGATGGATTCTTATTACGCTCACGAAGACGGCAGCACGAGACAGTAA